The sequence TCCTCTCAGTCGCTggtaaaattgtgaaaaatacaGTGATTTACAACaactcaagaagagatgttcctttttatttgtgaaaaatttcaattcatttcatacaaaaatgaacctgctatgttAGAAATTGCGTTAGTTTTTGAATCCCCCTCGTACCTACGTTATACggctttgtatgtgttaactattgcacccggtttttcccaaacgtacgacgtacggcgctgtcatgacggaacaaaccccatcgcaggtacgacgtgagtttagtgtgaccctagctttacaggaagacacagctCAGCCCTCATATCAAACATGTAATAGGATTatagtctgtaattgctgtgccaaTATTATCAATAATTATCAGTATTcagaataatgtccttggtccatCGAACACTTCAGCGGATTGCGCGTGTTCCAGAATACCGTACCGTCGTTTTATCGAACCGTCTCCATGGCGACACTTCCATTGTTTAGTCGTAGCGTGTTGTAGAACACGTCATCTATTCTGACTGTTGCAGTGTTGCCAACACAACAATCTGCGCCGTCAGTCAGTAAAAGAAGAGGCGTGATCTTGTGTTGGGAGAGCTTGACTTTCAGCCATACGCTGGACTCCAAATCTTCGACAACTTAGCATCGTCATGTCGGACGTTGGGAATACAGTCCTGTTCTATATAAGTGAAGATGACGACTACAGTCCAAAGGCAGAAGCACAAGGTAAGATAAGTAGTAAAGTTTTCAGTTTAAAGAGATAGTCCATGCATGCATTGGACACTTCCTCTCACCTTGCCCTGTGACCAGACTGAGATTTCCTTTGTCAGGTGAAATTTAGTTCGTGTATTATATCATTTCAATGTATCTATTTGATATGTTGTTATTTGTAAATTTGCTGACAgaatgtgtatattttttatCTGTACTTTGTATATCTTACTTTGTATTGTTGCTTAACTGCAGTGCAAGGTGTCCATAACTCAATCACTTTCGTCAGCCATACGTGGCATGTTCTTACTTCAATTTAGTCACGATTCTTATGATTCCGTTACCCAACGTTGTTTCCTACCATAGCCACCCTAAACTGCTCAGATTTCACAAACATTCCAccaagaaatgcatttcaatgcttaaaagacttgtttttatttgtttagtCTCCCGTTAAGCCATAAAGGTTTGACGGGGTTGGCATACAAATTCAACCACGGTTAATTCAAACCCTTCCCCTGGTGAGGGCAGAGGACTTGAGAAAACATGAAGACTGTAGAATTCAGAGAAGGTTAGTCGATCACATAGCCAGGATTATGGAGTGGTGAGCCAGGTTCTGATCGCATTGTCAAAACCACAATAGAAAATCGATGATACCAGCATTTGAAAGAGAGAACACATCTATACACCAGCATATAGGATCTTATTTATTTCTATTAATCAAATGTATTATGTGTCCCTTCCATTCTGCTTTGTGTTTGCCGTAGATTCTGATAAGGAATACAGTGAGACCCAGACATTGTACACGTTGGACGACATAGAAGAAGGATTGCGACAGTTTGAAAGGGAACGTCATGGTGAGGTTACAGACCAACCGAAGTTTCCCGGCAGTAAAGGTGTGGAACCGATCTCCATCCTTGAAATGGTGACAAAAGACGCACCTGTCGACGAGAAGTTAGGAGCGCCGCCTAACGACACAGATCGTCTGTACACCACCGAAGACATCCTGGAGGCTCTAGAAACTGAAGACGGACACTTGTCATTGAAAGACAAACAGGAGAAGGAGATCAGTCTTAGAACGGAGGAGTCTAAGAAAACCGTCAAGGCGATGAGAGACAGATGCAGGAAACGCATGAAGGAAGAGGAGCGTCGCATTCGGAAACGTACGTGGAGGAAATATAGTCTGGATTCTCTGAATAGCGACAAGATGTCCGCTGCGCTGTCAGAAGAGAAACAAGAACTTGTGAAGAAACAAGACGACAAGGAGAAGTTATCTGACAGGCTTCTACAGCTCGACGGAGATAAGCAGGAACCGATGACTGAATCTGACGACAAGGAGGTTGTATCGAATGCTGAGAAGAAGATCGTTAAAAAAGCAACAGCATCACCTGTTCATGAGAGCATGGGTGACGTGTCGAACTCTCTAATCAGCGCAACGCACCCTAGCGTGGACGACGGTCACAAATATATATCACACGCACACAGCGAGTACCCAGAAGAGAAAGGCAAACGTGCACATGGCAATGGTATCAGACCATCGGGGCTGGAATCCAAGCTCGCGGGCACATCGTCGGAAAGTTCTACTTCAGATGTTAAATTGACCACGGATGGTGTACCCTGCAACGACGAAAGAGCGACAGATTCAGACTCACACAATCATTTCACTTCGAAAGAGAATGACAGATCTGGACATGAGCAAACCAAGAGCAAAGCGAACTTGAAACCTAGAGGCAAGGTTCGACGGTTTTTCACCGGTTTTAGAAGGGTTTGCAGACGGCTTTGCTGTATCTCTGACACTAGCGGTTCAGAGGAATAATATTGTCTATTGAAAATCTTAAATCCGATGTGTATTGAGTTAAAAGTTGAGAAATTTTAATTCGATGTGTACTGGATTAAAAGCTGACAATGTTGAATTGATTGTGTACTGAAGTAAAGGTTGAGAAAGTTGAATTCAATTTGCACAGAATTAAAAGTTGACAAAGTTGAATTGAATGTGTACTGGGTTAAAAGTTGAGAAGGTTAGATTCAATGTGTACTGAGttaaaagttgagaaaattgaATTCAATTGGCACTTAGTCAAAAGAATTTCCGCATGTTCCCGACAAATTATTAAAGCTCTGCAAGCTTACCAGGATCACACGTTATTTGATAATTCGCAAATATGATGATTAATTACTGTATTTGTCATTCATGTCGACAAATACTGCCAGTATCTAACCCaagatgttttgttgttgttgataaagTGTGTTTTCTTCAAATGGTGTGTGCAGTCTTTCCCTTGAGTCTAGACTGACGCTCAATTTAACTgtcaatacaatgtattaaaaaaaacatggccacagcaagtaaattttatggatgacatcagcgcgcgcattgattttcgtctgattttgaaatagaaaGCAAGATAGTACAATATGTTACAAAGTACTGTGACATCGCAAgtatcgcaaaaacgttctagatgccgtaaaaaggcacttgcacatgtaagaatggtgaaaaatcggtacaaatgcgttgtacaattattgtgtatgtaagctgtaataagattgctcctcgtcaccaacttagaggaagacacagtgcagccctcatatCAAACTTCTCGAAAGGATATAGTCTGTAATCTCTGTGCCATTACTATCAAATTCAATAACAGGGTCAAGGGAAGTAACTAATGTCATgcggtttgagtagaccattgtctaagtgtctgtatgttgaagacagaatgacAAGACAGGTGATTTCTAAGGCACggcaattcagtcagacagtcaggacagcaatagcggagGGAACTTCAGCTGAGACGAaatgagcagagccagcattatgtaGTGCCCACTTAACGGGACACCTTTTCTCTGCCgtcttgatgtgctatacaaacccgaATCTAAATTTAGaatttaatgattttaatgttgacatcagtgttagttaatgttttattgaatacagggacaAAAAACTTGTTGGAATAAcgtgttttatcgcttca comes from Branchiostoma lanceolatum isolate klBraLanc5 chromosome 2, klBraLanc5.hap2, whole genome shotgun sequence and encodes:
- the LOC136427508 gene encoding uncharacterized protein produces the protein MSDVGNTVLFYISEDDDYSPKAEAQDSDKEYSETQTLYTLDDIEEGLRQFERERHGEVTDQPKFPGSKGVEPISILEMVTKDAPVDEKLGAPPNDTDRLYTTEDILEALETEDGHLSLKDKQEKEISLRTEESKKTVKAMRDRCRKRMKEEERRIRKRTWRKYSLDSLNSDKMSAALSEEKQELVKKQDDKEKLSDRLLQLDGDKQEPMTESDDKEVVSNAEKKIVKKATASPVHESMGDVSNSLISATHPSVDDGHKYISHAHSEYPEEKGKRAHGNGIRPSGLESKLAGTSSESSTSDVKLTTDGVPCNDERATDSDSHNHFTSKENDRSGHEQTKSKANLKPRGKVRRFFTGFRRVCRRLCCISDTSGSEE